The window GCCCAAAAGAGGGAGCCCTTCCAGAAATTCTCGACGGCCCGAGTCAAGCCCGGGCCGAAGAGGGGGTTTGGAAATAGTTTTCAACCAGCAATAGACGCGCCTCGGTTAGAACCTCACTAGCTGCGTCATTGCCCCAAGCGCAAAGATGCTTTTAAACAAATCCCACCCTCCCTTTTTATACCCACATTTCGCCACTCACTCTTTCCCAACcttcgatgtgggacaaatATGCTATTTgcttcaaacaaaaatcatccaccaaaatcataattcaatcaaatatattccataaatttcatcaacaacGTTACACGAAATAGATaaaccgaaaaaaataaaaaaaaaaagcttaaAAGAAAGCAGCAGCGGCAAGAGAAGCAACGGCGCCTATGGCGGCGGCCGGAACATACAGAGCCACCGCGGCGCTCTGCGCTGTAGGCGGCAGAGCCGGAGCTCCGGCATCTTCTTGCGCTACGACATAATTTGCGCAGCTCATGAAAGTCATGATGCAGACAGCCAAAGCAGCAACCATTTTTCttccctccatttttttatcaacacaagaagaATATTCAAgaatgtgtgttttttttcagtgtgtgtgagtgtgtcaTTATGTTGTGGTGGAGTGAGGAATTTATAGCATGTTTTGAGGTggaaaaatacaataattttttagataatttgatatttgagCAACAGCCTGTATGTTGATGTAGTGGAGCTGGAAGACTACATAAAAAATTTGGACACTTTACAGAGGGATTTTTAGCATGTTCTTGATCAAGTACATGAATTGTGGTTTAATTTGTGATGATTGCAATGATTAATTCGgtttattttagttgaatcTTGCTACAGACCATAATGATGCCCATGTGGTAGCaccaaaataatttctttgatTAGTTTTAAGTTGATTCTTGTTAATAGTATAACAACTATGTACCTGGCATTTGAGTTCCAATTGTTCAAATCAATGATTATTCCCAGATCTCAATCaagaaatatttcatataaataaGTTCCTTTTTAcactagtactagtaattgtttttaaaCTAGTATATCTGCACATGagtttcaaatatatatatagttaaagaattttaatggAACCAACAAGGACTCTGTGGCCCAATGGATAAGGCGCTGGTCTACGGAACCAGAGATTCTGGGTTCGATCCCCAGCAGAgtcgttttctttttttttatttcaatatttatttttattatgtattttctCATATTGCTGTTTCTGTATCATCTTTCTAATTTACAAGTATGCTTTaaagattataaaaatgacaactTTTGCAAAATGTCTCTTAATTGCTTCTATTAGACACTAAAAAGGCTAGAACTTTGATAGACCAGAAGATATACAGCAACTAGAAACATCAAAGTTCATAATGAGTTATGTGATGTTTCCTAAGAAAACAAGGGATTCAAATCTATGCAATTCAATCCTTAAAAAGTATACTCCATAGTGATCAATCACCTCTCCAATCAGGCTTGCTCTGCTTTAGCTGCTTTCAACTTCTCGAGCTGCTTTCGGAGTGGGCttgctttaatttttctctttttgtaGCTGCTACTGCCTGTGCAGTTTTAGCTGCTTTCCAATCAGGCTTGCTCTGCTTTGGATGCTTTCAACTTCTCGAGCTGCTTTCGGAGGTAGGCTTGCTTTAATTTTTCCCTACGTGCAGCAAGCTGCTCTTGTCTTCGCAGTTTTAATTCGGACACTTTTTCCCTTGCTTGATTTGCTTCCTCATGAACTTCCCTGAGAAATGATGGGattgataaaatcaaaaaCATTTTCAGAATATTTTGAGGAGACTATATCTTAGATGCATAGTGCTTCATCTTTCAAACAGGCATGAACTCAGCATCGAAAGGATACAATAGTACATCACGGACAAGCCATATAACTGAACTGACGGGCTATTCATTTCTTTCgatcatttttattacatagATTCGTTTAGGGcaagtgaaaaataataaacacatatactGAGCAGAGAACCGTTTAATGATTTCAACATGAAAAATCATGGAAAGCTGCAACTCATTTACACAAATGGCATATAGTCATAGTCAAAGAAACGCATGTATCGTCTTAAGGCCCTGGACACACCATCCCCAAATTCAAGCCAAAATGGACGCTATGTAAATAAACCATCATTCTTTCGAGAGGCACAAGCTTTTCATGTCTATCAGCATCACATAGGCAAATATATGTCGTAAAATATGGAAGAACTAACAGATAATAACACGACTTTGGACAAACAGACAAATGGAGATCGCCAAGCAACATGAAACAGAAGCAGCAAGGTGCTGAAGAGCTTACATTACAAAATGCTTATGCTGACTCCTGTCCACAGCAGCAGACGCCCGCCCGACCCCTGCAGCTTTTCCACCAATCGGCAAGAAATCCTCACCATCATCAGCGTCTACATTCTCTTGAGACGTCTGAGCTTGGGGCGTGGAAGTATCATTCTCTCTCGACATCCGGGGCTCATCCTGCTCCAGACCCTtcctaaaaaaatcaacacagtacttctcttcatcttctccatcgGAAAGTTCCCCCCTCACCAGCTTATTATATATTTCCGCCTTCTTCTCCAACGCAGCGTAGCTCGCTGATCCATCCTGAACAGCCTTTAGCTCAAGCTTATCCCTAAAAACATAGAAtcaaatttcaacacaaaacaCCATTAATATTATGCAAAGCATCTAACCACGATTGAATTTTGAAGCATAATAATATCCAATTCTGGTAATTtaaaaaacccccaaatttgATGAAAACCCTAGAACGATAATCAATCTTACCAAATACCAATACACCTCACAAATCATATATAGCCCGGTAAAACACATCAGAATCACCAGAATCCGCATGGAAAGAGCAAATGCGAAGCAAATTAAacgcaaaattgaaaaattggGTTACTTGTGGGCACGGGCATCGACGCCGGAGTTCTTATTGGAGAAAGTGTCCTTTTCGGCGATCTTCTTCTTGGCGCGATGGACCTCGAGATGTTGGGCGTAATTTTGGTCGGTGGGGCGTACTGCGTCTTTGGGATTGCGTTTCGACTCCTCCTGCGACCTGTAGAGTTGGGCTTTGAGCTCGAGGATGGAGGAGGCGCCGACTCCTTCGATGGCGCGATGCTTCCGCGGCATGATTGATGATTCCGTCAGCCATCCCAGCGACTCCACCGCCCTCTTCTTCGTCTCTGTCTTTGCTTCTTCTTCGCCCATTCTCTCTGCGGAAGAAGATTGTGGGGAGGTTTTGGGGAATAGAAAATGTTTTAGGACTTGAAATGAAATCATGAAAGTGGCGGTGGAGTACATATTTTGATAAGtataatttcattaacttCTAATTAGTCTcagtatttaaattatgggataataaatatttaaaaagtaaaagtcaATTTTGGTTCTAAACATACGCTCAAAATACCAATTGTgttcaaaacattcactttttaaaaaacgggTCCTAAATATTTGAAATCGTTAACGAAGTGGTCCTAATTTGACGGAACCGTTAATTTCTGACGATCAGCACCCAATTAacgattttttttacttaattagtataatgatgcataataatttaataaaataaaataaaaatattaataaataaataaaatagaaattctcaCATCTCTCTTCATCTCCTTCCTCTCTCACCGGGACACTCAATTCATCACTCTCCCTCATAATTCTAAAGGGTTACCTCCTGCAAAATCGACTCCTCCATCTCCACATCCGATTCTCATTCCCACCCCATCAAAATCCAAGAATTCACCTACAAAGACCTCCAATTAGTTACCGCCAACTTCTCCGACTCCAAAAAGCCCTCCGCCAACGACCTCGACAACGAGATCGACATCCTCTCCTTCCTCTACAGCACCTCCCCCGTCAACCTTCTCGGCTTCTCCACCAACTCTCACGGCCTCCGCCTTCTCATCGAATTCATGAGCAACGACAATTTGTACGATTTCCTCCACACCAATCCTCGCCCCCCCAACCTGGCCCCGCCACCAGAGCTGGATATGGTGAATTCATCGCCGTTGGTGGTGGATTGGGCGATTCCGCTGATAAGAAAGCAGAAATTCATGAACGAGTACGATCCTAGGGCTCTAGCGCCCAGGGATGCGAGGGTGAGGAATATGGTGTCAGCGAAATGCGTGAGGTCGTGTAGAGAGAGGAGGTTGTCGATGAAGGAGGTGGCGAGGTATTTGGGTGAGCTGAATTCTTGGAATGGATTATCGAATCCTTGCATCATGGGGAATGATGTGGAAATCGTTGAAACGCCATTGAAGAATCAACAACTAAAGTTGGGGGTTTGAAGCAATTTGATAGAATCAATGGTTTAGGCCTACAACTACGAATCTCAGATTTTAGAATTGATGAGGGAGAGTGATGTATTGGGTGTCGCCGGAGAGAGGGGGGAGAGGAAGAGAGATGTGaaagagattttattttagaatttgtataatttaaatttaatttaaatttaattaattattaatctgGTCAAAAAAAGGATCGTCAGAAAATTGACGGAATCGTCAAAAAAGGACCAAATCGACAACGTTTTCATATGTTTAATAGGACCAAACCGACAGCGTTTTCATATGTTATGgacctgtttttcaaaaagtgaatgttttggaccaaattggTATTTTGagcatatgtttaggaccaaaattggtCTTTACTCATATTTAAATCACCAAGTTTAGTCAAAttactttgaaattgaaatattaaatcacgaatatcattttttctcaattgtcaCATCCATACACAAAATGTCTGCTTTTCATTATCATCAAAACGACATGTTCCATTAAAATAAGTACATTAGTGCcaaattgagaataaaattgaaatttagtgatttaatattccaattttaaagtttatgaaTAGACTACCAAATATCATcacttaaataaatattatccCGTAAATTAAACATTATAACTTTTTAAACCTTTTGCAATTATCTTGcaataatcaaaatcaaggGGTTCACAAAACCATATCAGATAAGTAGATCATATGATTTTAATCGCCttgtaaaatagaatatcGTCATTttgacaaaacaaatattactatattcaAAATAACGTCAGGTTTACTATATAATTGTCATACTGCTTTTATTTTCACCTTGTGGAACAATTGTGAAGagttaaaaaatcatattccCACTCTGactccatccacaaaaaatagacaaatttgTAACGACACAGATTTAGATTTTAATGCgcaattagtaaagtaaaagagatagagagaaaatgtggtGGAAATAGTGTTAGTATTTTGTGGTTCATATTTAGAATGGAAAATAAGGTTATTTTTTAGGGTAAACTgcctctaaaatcatgaactttcacAAAAGTCTGGAATTTCCCGTGAACTTTAAAAGTTGCATGAaaaatcacgaactttgcagGGTTGTGCAAATTTCCCGAATGACCAGACCCTGAAATTTTCCGGCATAAACTTATCTTATGTGGCAGCCGGAAGCGTGACTAGACAGCCGGGACACAAAACGACATCGTTTTGTGTttgttgagaaaaaaaattaaaaatttggagATGAGAGGCAAAGGGAGAGAGAAGGGACAGTAGGCGGAGATGAATTGGGATGTGAATTGGATGGGGAGATGAATTGGGCCGGTCGACGGTGGATGGTGATGATGGGGGCGGAGCAGCGAGGGGAAGGGACGGAGGGCGACGGAGCGCCAACGCCGCTGCAAGGGAGATGAATTGGGGCGATCGGCGGTGGATGGTGATGATGGGGGCGGAGCAGCGAGGGAAAGGGACGGAGCGCCGCCACTcccacggcggcggcggcacgAAGAGGCTGAGAGTGGGAGAGATAAGTaggggaaagagagagaaagaagaaagagagaggagggaaagaaagagaagaagggGAGGAGCAGGTGGTGCGCCGGAGCGGCGGCCGGCGGTAGCGCcagaggtggtggtggtggcgcTGGAGTGAGGAAGGagatctttcttttttttttaaaaaaaattagggtttgggtAAATGAGGTGGAAGAAGAGTggaatgaaaataaacacaCTAAGCATCCAAATCATCGTTCATGTTAGTATAAAAGCCAACATCATCACACTGCTTAGCCGGAATACCCGACTCGGGAAATCGACACACGAtagtaaagttcatgattttttgtgGGAGAGAGTAAAACTAACCAAAAGACAgccaaaaaattattatttaacaataaattatccaaaattataataaaatagctaattcaataattttctaGAAATATTAAgtaaactaaattttattgaaatattaaacaGAAAGTAGAACCACAATTCTTtgttaattattactcctaaAAACTACCTCCATTCATAACTACGTGGTTGTAAACATACACATGTAAAGGAGCTcatcaaaaataaaactatcatAAATAATGTCTCAATATGAAAAGCACAATGCTCTAGgtaaacaaaacaagaaatgtAGAGGAGTTCAGGGATAACACTAATGAAGAAAATTGTCACTCACTTTCTCTCTggattaaaaaagaaacaaagttaTTTTTCCCCGACAAGAAATGACCCATACAGTTTACATAAACAAGTTGGGCCTGGTTGCTTTGTATGTAGTCTTGAGCTTCCTTGATGGTGGCCTAACCTTCTTGTACACCAGGGGAAACTTGATTTTGGAATCATGGAACTGCTTGGTGCTCTCCCTCTTGCAAAGCTTGGCGGGGACGGTGGCGGTCTTAATGATTTGGATGCAGTGGCTGCGCACCCTGTGACGGGAGGCCATCTCGGTGTACATCTGCTCAACACCACCATTCAAAGTGGTGTCACGGTACTCCTTGTACATGTTGTGATACCCAGTTCTGCTCTGATATCTCAACCAGATGCCATAGTTCTTGATGGTTGTAGGGTTCTTCTCAAAAATCTAAACAGACAGAATGAGAGCTTatgaatgaataataaatgcaGAAATAGGACCAAAACCATTTGGAAAGGAAAAAACTAGGATCGAGAAAATACAACATTTGTCACGTCAATCAAGAAGATACAATCTTAACCGAAATCTATGCAGATATGGCAGCAGAATAAGCAAGGAAATGACATACAACAGCTCAATTTATCAAGTGatctgttttaattttgagttaaTGTAGCTATTATGGCGTGCAATGAGATGCTGCAATGTGTGTGCCACTAGAAAAGAAAACCATTTCACTACGATAGTTGACAAGAA is drawn from Salvia hispanica cultivar TCC Black 2014 chromosome 6, UniMelb_Shisp_WGS_1.0, whole genome shotgun sequence and contains these coding sequences:
- the LOC125191919 gene encoding uncharacterized protein At4g18257-like, which produces MGEEEAKTETKKRAVESLGWLTESSIMPRKHRAIEGVGASSILELKAQLYRSQEESKRNPKDAVRPTDQNYAQHLEVHRAKKKIAEKDTFSNKNSGVDARAHKDKLELKAVQDGSASYAALEKKAEIYNKLVRGELSDGEDEEKYCVDFFRKGLEQDEPRMSRENDTSTPQAQTSQENVDADDGEDFLPIGGKAAGVGRASAAVDRSQHKHFVMEVHEEANQAREKVSELKLRRQEQLAARREKLKQAYLRKQLEKLKASKAEQA
- the LOC125194408 gene encoding 60S ribosomal protein L18a, whose translation is MVTYRFHQYQVVGRALPTETEEHPKIYRMKLWATNEVRAKSKFWYFLRKLKKVKKSNGQVLAINEIFEKNPTTIKNYGIWLRYQSRTGYHNMYKEYRDTTLNGGVEQMYTEMASRHRVRSHCIQIIKTATVPAKLCKRESTKQFHDSKIKFPLVYKKVRPPSRKLKTTYKATRPNLFM